The Kwoniella shandongensis chromosome 2, complete sequence DNA segment CCCACTTTGACACAGGCGAACACGATGGACTCACCCATCCTGCAGTCGTATTCTGCAGTGCAATcaccactgctgctgctgctctgTCCTTTTAGTTTGTGTCCCAACCTCGCTGACGCAGTCggaaaagaaagaagaaagcgaaagTAAACAGCCTCCACCAGAGAAATCAGCACAGACATTGTCATCAATCCTCCACAAACGATTAGGCGCGCAAGATGTAAAGACGGATGACTGTGTTGACTTTTACGCGTCTCGATGAAAACATTAGGTGCTAGCCGATCTCTCTCTGTTTTgactttccacttcctccccttcctccccttcctctcttcactaTCCCTCTACTTCGTCATCACAGAATCTCCTGCTTACCTAccgtcctctttctcccattGTGATCTTCACACGATCCCAACCTGTGCCCAAAACTCATACGCATAACGCTATCCACGACCAATacacgacctccacctttcagccttccatctttcctctctgaCCCGTCACCCAAGATGGATATGTCCTCCCACCCTCTCCTTGCAGTCCTAGATGAACCGCCTCCGTTCCCCGAAAAGTATCCTCAACTACGACGACTGGATAGATCTGTCGTCTGCCAAATATGCAAAGAACCATTCACGGCGCCAGTATCAATTGCGTGTGGTCATTCTTTCTGTTCtcatgtgagtgttgctTCTCCACTCCGCTCAGCTTGTCCAAAGCAAACCTCACATGAGGTTTCTCAAGGTGTATCATTGAGAAGACTCATGAACTTATGACTCTATCTTGTTGACAGTGCATCCGGTCCTCACTCGACGTATCGAAGAAATGTCCTAGTTGTAATGAGAATTGCTCAGAAGGGAGTATACGGCGGAATCGAGCGCTCGAAGAGATCACAGATGCATGGgacgagtcgaggtgagctgccaTGACACAGCGCTGACATCGCGGAGCTGTTAGCTCACAAAATACGTTCTTGCTCAGACCAACGCTTATCGAGCTCACACGACATGTACCTACTTCCGCTACGACGAGAAAACGTCCAGCGCCTGAACCGAATTCGAAAGCATCATCGAGCTCTGGTCCGTCAAAACGAGTCAAAGCGAACGCGAATGCGAATGGAAGTAGGAGTGGCAGTCAGAGTAGAAGTGCGAGTCCCTCAAAGCCTCGAAGTAAAGATAgtcgggaagaagaagaggtggaggaagatgatgaggatgaagtgcAGGAATTGACAGAAAATGGTATGATCTAACAGCCTCGTCGTTATTCGAGACAGAAGCGCTAGGTGCTGATGTTATTGAGGGTCATTTACAGACGAAGCGCCCTGTCCTCTATGTCAAGCGACTATGCCAATCTCATCCATACCGTTACATATCGAGAAGGGTTGTCCGCCACCAAAAAcaacgaagaaggtgaatggAGTCGTAGGCAAAGGGAACCAGAAGTCGGATTGGAAGAAAGTGTTCTCAGGACAGGGTCTGAGTGcagggaaggggaaagagtgagtcgcgTCT contains these protein-coding regions:
- a CDS encoding DNA repair protein rad18; the encoded protein is MDMSSHPLLAVLDEPPPFPEKYPQLRRLDRSVVCQICKEPFTAPVSIACGHSFCSHCIRSSLDVSKKCPSCNENCSEGSIRRNRALEEITDAWDESRPTLIELTRHVPTSATTRKRPAPEPNSKASSSSGPSKRVKANANANGSRSGSQSRSASPSKPRSKDSREEEEVEEDDEDEVQELTENDEAPCPLCQATMPISSIPLHIEKGCPPPKTTKKVNGVVGKGNQKSDWKKVFSGQGLSAGKGKEVEMKRITKPNYALATPADLRATLAEYSLPTTGDKLTLTARLQEWIILFNANLDTSHPSSLSALRAKLTEAENSRKRDKERGKDEMVHQLGTKEGLEKYAKDKKGEFERLKKEIMERDKRRAGAGTAEGSGSGTGKENAIEVE